One segment of Clostridium botulinum DNA contains the following:
- a CDS encoding dUTP diphosphatase: MNVKDLFETQRIINKNLTLNSQLDDYKIQTRKYLEFNVKISELANETKCFKYLMDTNNFIDMQVVFKKYVSCLSQIITIGLDNNYSDITEIDVKPNDYCLSDQFLNLYIDINDLIISPSKDHYLTLFEDILSLAITLGFTQTELKNEFSKNTYEKVAL, translated from the coding sequence ATGAATGTTAAAGACCTCTTTGAAACTCAAAGAATAATAAATAAAAATTTAACATTAAATAGTCAATTAGATGACTATAAGATTCAAACTAGAAAATATTTGGAATTCAACGTTAAGATTAGCGAATTAGCTAATGAAACTAAATGCTTTAAATACCTAATGGATACTAACAATTTTATAGATATGCAAGTTGTATTTAAAAAATATGTATCCTGTTTATCGCAAATTATTACTATCGGACTAGATAATAATTATTCTGATATAACTGAGATTGATGTAAAACCTAATGACTACTGTTTAAGTGATCAATTTTTAAACTTATATATTGATATAAACGATTTGATTATATCACCATCAAAAGATCACTACCTTACTTTATTCGAAGACATATTAAGTTTAGCAATAACCTTAGGGTTTACTCAAACTGAACTTAAAAATGAATTTTCTAAAAATACTTACGAAAAAGTAGCTCTTTAA
- a CDS encoding DMT family transporter, giving the protein MMGIIYAIISGISMSLQGVFNTKLGEKIGIWETNVIVQLTGLILTLVISFFWGKGSYSNIKNANKLFLLGGALGVVIIFTVMKSIGGMGTTFGIGTILIAQLLAAGIIDAFGLFGTEKIRFSLHEFLGIAIMIAGIVIFKWKH; this is encoded by the coding sequence ATGATGGGCATAATATATGCTATAATTTCTGGAATTTCAATGAGTTTACAAGGAGTATTTAACACAAAACTAGGCGAAAAAATAGGGATTTGGGAAACAAATGTTATTGTACAGCTTACTGGACTAATTTTAACTTTAGTTATATCCTTTTTCTGGGGAAAAGGGAGCTATTCTAATATAAAAAATGCTAATAAATTGTTTCTTTTGGGAGGAGCACTTGGTGTTGTTATTATATTTACTGTAATGAAAAGTATTGGTGGAATGGGTACTACATTCGGTATAGGAACTATATTAATAGCCCAACTCTTAGCAGCCGGTATAATTGATGCCTTTGGATTGTTTGGCACTGAAAAAATTAGATTTAGCCTTCATGAATTTTTAGGAATAGCAATTATGATAGCAGGTATTGTAATATTTAAATGGAAACACTAA